A single window of Acinetobacter wuhouensis DNA harbors:
- a CDS encoding urea amidolyase associated protein UAAP2: MTILQSFEKTVLSEVCPAGEAWMCEVKKGQFFRIVDLEGNQAVDTLFISAENPDERYSATDTLAMNQQIYLEKGTTLYSNFGRPIAVIHDDNCGRHDTLGGACSCESNTVRYSHDKYPMHSCRNNFMYALAKHPIALKHELNVRHIGPNINFFMNVPVTEDGALKFDDGISAPGKYVEIQAEMDLIVLISNCPQLNNPCNAYNPTQIQLIVREAEGA, translated from the coding sequence ATGACAATTTTACAATCTTTTGAAAAAACAGTGCTCAGTGAAGTGTGTCCAGCCGGCGAAGCATGGATGTGTGAAGTTAAAAAAGGGCAATTTTTCCGTATTGTTGATCTTGAGGGAAATCAGGCTGTAGATACGCTCTTTATCAGTGCTGAAAATCCAGATGAACGTTATAGCGCAACAGATACATTGGCGATGAATCAACAAATTTATTTGGAAAAAGGCACAACTTTATATAGTAATTTTGGTCGTCCGATCGCTGTGATTCATGATGATAATTGTGGTCGTCATGACACATTGGGTGGTGCATGTTCATGCGAAAGTAATACAGTGCGTTATTCACATGATAAGTATCCGATGCACAGTTGCCGAAATAACTTCATGTACGCTTTGGCGAAGCATCCAATTGCACTAAAACATGAATTAAATGTGAGACATATCGGACCAAACATTAACTTTTTTATGAATGTTCCTGTGACTGAGGATGGTGCATTGAAGTTTGATGATGGAATTTCTGCACCAGGAAAATACGTCGAAATTCAGGCTGAAATGGATTTAATCGTACTGATTTCAAATTGTCCTCAGCTGAATAATCCATGTAATGCCTATAATCCAACTCAAATTCAATTGATCGTGCGTGAAGCAGAAGGAGCATAA
- the atzF gene encoding allophanate hydrolase, which produces MKQLWTIQDWKNAYENKQIKLEDLFDYVKSISNDDHAWIEIASTAQFQTQIDQLKNQDTDLPLYGVPFAVKDNIDVAGFHTTAACKEAEYLATTDATVVAKLKKAGAIVIGKTNLDQFATGLVGVRSPYGAVKNSFNPEYISGGSSSGSSVTVAKGVVPFSLGTDTAGSGRVPAGHNNIVGLKPTKGWFSTTGLIPACRTIDVISIFALTIDDAWAVANIMQGYDDADVYSRTHPANVPTQFSKGKIAVPKQLEFYGDIETEKAFSIAIERVKTLGYQVEEIDFTDFNQLAQALYNDAWVAERTVAVEKLITRDQAHPVIAQIIAQADKFKATDALQAEYNRAELARKINLALTPYDALMVPTAPTIYKIMDVEADPIVKNSHMGAYTNFVNFADLSAIALPNVIRADGVPSGVTFIAPAWHDQALANFAQKWQAETALTLGTSEQNYQKTLEIQSNNSVKLAVVGAHLTGMPLNFQLTTRLATLLKKTKSAANYKLYALKNTTPPKPGLQCDAQGQSIELEVWDIPLANFGAIVAEVPAPLGIGNVQLEDGSWVKGFICESYAIQDATDISHFGGWRSYIQSLKQNNATSNSTKTGEVIS; this is translated from the coding sequence GTGAAACAGCTATGGACGATCCAAGATTGGAAAAATGCTTATGAAAATAAGCAGATCAAACTGGAGGATTTATTTGATTACGTAAAATCTATTAGCAATGATGATCATGCTTGGATTGAGATTGCATCTACAGCACAGTTTCAAACACAAATAGATCAATTAAAAAATCAAGATACAGATTTACCACTCTACGGTGTACCATTTGCAGTCAAAGACAATATAGATGTTGCAGGATTTCATACGACTGCCGCATGTAAAGAGGCAGAATATTTAGCAACTACGGATGCAACAGTTGTCGCCAAACTCAAAAAAGCAGGGGCGATTGTCATCGGTAAAACCAACCTTGACCAATTTGCGACAGGATTGGTTGGTGTGCGCTCACCTTATGGTGCAGTGAAAAATAGTTTCAATCCTGAATATATCAGTGGCGGATCAAGTTCAGGTTCATCGGTAACAGTTGCCAAAGGTGTTGTTCCATTCAGTTTAGGCACAGACACTGCGGGGTCGGGACGTGTACCCGCAGGACACAACAATATCGTGGGATTAAAGCCCACCAAAGGCTGGTTTTCTACAACGGGGCTAATTCCTGCATGTCGAACTATAGATGTAATTTCTATATTTGCACTGACCATAGACGATGCGTGGGCAGTGGCAAACATCATGCAAGGTTATGATGATGCAGATGTATATTCACGAACACATCCTGCCAATGTACCAACACAATTTTCCAAAGGCAAAATAGCCGTCCCGAAACAACTTGAGTTTTATGGGGATATAGAAACTGAAAAAGCATTTTCAATTGCGATTGAGCGTGTAAAAACACTGGGTTATCAGGTTGAAGAAATTGATTTTACAGATTTTAATCAACTTGCTCAGGCACTTTACAATGATGCATGGGTTGCTGAACGGACAGTTGCTGTAGAGAAATTAATTACACGTGATCAAGCACATCCTGTGATTGCACAGATCATTGCACAAGCAGATAAATTTAAAGCAACCGATGCGCTACAAGCGGAATACAATCGAGCGGAATTGGCTCGAAAAATAAATTTAGCCCTAACGCCGTATGATGCATTGATGGTACCAACTGCACCAACGATTTATAAAATTATGGATGTTGAAGCTGATCCTATTGTGAAAAATTCACACATGGGGGCTTATACCAATTTCGTCAATTTTGCCGATTTATCAGCAATCGCCTTGCCCAATGTCATTCGAGCTGATGGAGTGCCAAGTGGCGTAACCTTTATTGCGCCTGCTTGGCACGATCAAGCTTTGGCAAATTTTGCACAAAAATGGCAAGCAGAAACAGCATTAACACTTGGAACATCAGAGCAAAATTATCAAAAAACACTCGAAATTCAATCCAATAATTCAGTGAAATTGGCAGTTGTTGGTGCTCATTTAACGGGTATGCCTTTAAATTTTCAATTGACCACACGTTTAGCGACCTTGCTAAAGAAAACCAAGAGTGCTGCAAACTATAAACTTTATGCGCTAAAAAATACCACACCACCAAAACCTGGACTGCAATGTGATGCGCAGGGTCAAAGTATCGAACTTGAAGTATGGGATATTCCACTTGCCAATTTTGGTGCAATTGTCGCTGAAGTCCCTGCACCGCTTGGGATCGGCAATGTACAGCTCGAAGATGGCTCATGGGTAAAAGGCTTTATTTGTGAATCTTATGCGATCCAAGATGCTACCGATATTAGTCACTTCGGTGGTTGGCGCAGTTATATTCAGTCGTTAAAGCAAAATAATGCAA
- the uca gene encoding urea carboxylase, with product MFNKVLIANRGAIACRVIRTLKKLGIQSVAVYSEADRDSLHVTLADEAVFIGDSPASQSYLNVDKILDVAMQTGAEAIHPGYGFLSENAEFCDLCEAQGIVFLGPNSAQMKSFGLKHTARELAIQANVPLLPGSQLLVDKTEALLEAERIGYPVMLKSTAGGGGIGMRLVWNAEELKEAYATVSYLAQANFKDAGLYLEKFVQNARHIEVQIFGDGEGQILALGERDCSVQRRNQKVIEETPAPHLNDQQRAYIQDVAIQLMQSVNYRSAGTVEFVMDTDTQEFYFLEVNTRLQVEHGVTEQVFGVDLVEWMITLGSGDWVAPIDKLSSKGHSIQVRLYAEDPIKNFQPSAGLLTHVQFDDHARNETWVETGSNVSSFYDPMIAKIIVTSDSRESAIQAMIDTLAKTKVAGIETNLEYLQNIVDGDVFKAGTQTTRFLNNFEWKTQKIEVLQSGIQTSIQDVDGRLGYWDVGVPPSGAIDPLSLSVANQLLGNAKNTAGLECTLQGPSLKFHCDSQIVITGGEMPSKLDGVNVPMWQTINVKKGQVLKCGTIMTGCRSYIGIKGGFDVPEYLGSQATFTLGQFGGHAGRNLLIGDMLPITAYSSAESTQLDTQNIPSFSHSWDIAVMYGPHGAPDFFTKQDIDTFFANEFEIHYNSSRTGIRLVGPKPEWAREDGGEAGLHPSNIHDNAYAIGAIDFTGDMPIILGPDGPSLGGFVCPAVVIHSELWKIGQLKAGDKVKFIPVSYAQAKALDQKYHQSISASDTAMIDFNPSLHAEMETLNDAVLATLDGQDDLPSVTYRPAGNSYLLVEYGELVLDLNLRFRIHALMQWVKEQNIQGIIDLTPGIRSLQIHFDSIKIDQLELLAQLQKAEAELPNIDNMQVPSRTVYLPLAWEDSQTQLATERYTQIVRPDAPWCPDNVEFIRRINGLASKQAVKDVVYSANYLVMGLGDVYLGAPVATPLDPRQRLVTTKYNPARTWTPENAVGIGGAYMCVYGMEGPGGYQFVGRTTQMWSRYRKNPDFEQGMPWLLRFFDQVKFYEVSEAELLQMREDFKAGRLKLRIEEGVLNLKEYNEFLEANQDSIHAFKALQQANFEAERRRWHEAGLQEYVSESLDAVDDGEAVLIPEGGCAVESHMPGSIWKIECASGDIVEEGATLAVIEAMKIEIPIIAPERMKVEAITIEKGQTVKTGQVLFTLAPVA from the coding sequence ATGTTTAATAAAGTCCTGATCGCCAATCGTGGTGCAATTGCTTGCCGAGTGATTCGTACACTTAAAAAGTTGGGTATTCAATCTGTAGCGGTCTATTCAGAAGCTGATCGTGATTCCTTACATGTCACTTTAGCGGATGAAGCTGTATTTATTGGTGATTCTCCTGCAAGTCAAAGTTATTTAAATGTCGATAAGATTTTAGATGTCGCAATGCAAACAGGTGCAGAAGCGATTCATCCAGGTTATGGTTTTCTTTCTGAAAATGCAGAGTTTTGTGATTTGTGTGAAGCGCAAGGCATTGTATTTTTAGGTCCAAACTCAGCGCAAATGAAGTCATTTGGCTTAAAACATACGGCGCGTGAATTGGCGATTCAAGCCAATGTTCCCTTATTGCCTGGTAGTCAATTACTTGTAGATAAAACAGAAGCACTGCTTGAAGCTGAGCGTATTGGCTACCCCGTCATGCTCAAAAGTACCGCAGGTGGCGGTGGGATTGGTATGCGCTTGGTGTGGAATGCCGAAGAACTTAAAGAAGCATACGCAACTGTTTCATACCTAGCCCAAGCCAATTTCAAAGATGCAGGATTATATTTAGAAAAATTTGTCCAAAATGCACGACATATCGAAGTGCAAATTTTTGGTGATGGTGAGGGACAAATCCTGGCTTTGGGTGAACGCGATTGTTCGGTACAACGACGTAACCAAAAAGTAATAGAGGAAACCCCTGCACCGCATTTGAATGATCAACAACGTGCATATATCCAAGATGTTGCGATTCAACTGATGCAGTCTGTGAATTACCGTTCCGCAGGTACGGTTGAATTTGTCATGGATACGGACACGCAAGAATTCTATTTCTTAGAAGTAAATACTCGCTTACAAGTAGAACACGGTGTGACGGAGCAAGTTTTTGGTGTTGATTTAGTTGAATGGATGATCACTTTAGGCAGTGGCGATTGGGTTGCACCGATTGACAAATTAAGTTCAAAAGGTCATTCCATCCAAGTACGTTTATATGCTGAAGACCCGATCAAAAATTTCCAACCGAGTGCAGGCTTACTGACGCATGTGCAATTTGATGACCATGCTCGTAATGAAACATGGGTTGAAACAGGTTCAAATGTCTCGTCTTTTTATGATCCGATGATTGCTAAAATTATCGTGACAAGTGACAGTCGTGAATCTGCAATTCAAGCCATGATTGACACTTTGGCAAAAACGAAAGTCGCAGGCATTGAAACCAATCTTGAATATTTACAAAATATTGTTGATGGTGACGTGTTTAAAGCGGGGACACAAACCACACGTTTTTTAAATAACTTTGAATGGAAAACCCAAAAAATTGAAGTGTTACAATCAGGGATTCAAACTTCAATCCAAGATGTAGATGGACGTTTGGGCTATTGGGATGTCGGTGTACCACCATCAGGTGCAATTGATCCATTGAGTTTAAGCGTTGCCAATCAGTTATTAGGCAATGCAAAAAATACCGCGGGACTTGAATGTACCTTGCAGGGGCCAAGTTTAAAGTTCCATTGTGATAGCCAAATTGTAATTACAGGTGGTGAAATGCCATCAAAACTTGATGGCGTCAATGTGCCGATGTGGCAGACTATCAATGTCAAAAAAGGTCAGGTCTTAAAATGCGGTACGATCATGACAGGCTGCCGAAGTTATATCGGGATTAAAGGCGGTTTTGATGTACCTGAATATTTAGGTTCACAAGCGACATTTACATTGGGACAATTTGGCGGTCATGCAGGACGTAATTTATTGATCGGAGATATGTTGCCGATCACAGCATATTCCTCAGCAGAGTCAACGCAGTTAGACACTCAAAATATCCCAAGCTTTAGCCATAGTTGGGACATTGCGGTGATGTATGGTCCACATGGTGCGCCAGATTTCTTTACCAAACAAGATATAGATACTTTTTTTGCCAATGAATTTGAAATTCACTATAACTCCAGTCGTACAGGGATTCGTTTGGTGGGGCCAAAACCTGAATGGGCACGTGAGGATGGTGGCGAAGCAGGCTTGCATCCTTCTAATATTCATGACAATGCCTATGCGATTGGCGCAATTGATTTTACCGGTGATATGCCGATTATTCTCGGGCCAGACGGTCCAAGTTTAGGTGGTTTTGTATGCCCTGCGGTGGTGATCCATTCTGAGCTTTGGAAAATAGGTCAGCTGAAAGCAGGTGATAAGGTAAAATTCATTCCTGTGAGTTATGCGCAAGCCAAAGCTCTAGATCAAAAATATCATCAAAGTATTAGCGCATCTGACACAGCAATGATTGATTTTAATCCATCTTTACATGCTGAAATGGAGACCTTAAATGATGCTGTTTTGGCGACATTGGATGGACAAGATGATTTACCAAGTGTGACTTATCGTCCTGCAGGAAATAGTTATTTACTTGTGGAATATGGTGAATTAGTCCTTGATTTAAATCTTCGTTTCCGTATTCATGCCTTGATGCAATGGGTAAAAGAACAGAATATTCAAGGTATTATTGACCTCACACCTGGGATTCGATCACTACAGATTCATTTTGACTCAATCAAAATTGATCAACTTGAATTATTGGCGCAGCTTCAAAAAGCAGAAGCTGAATTGCCAAATATTGACAATATGCAAGTTCCTTCGAGAACAGTATATCTGCCTTTGGCTTGGGAAGATTCACAAACGCAATTGGCAACAGAGCGTTATACCCAAATTGTACGTCCAGATGCGCCGTGGTGTCCTGATAATGTTGAATTTATTCGCCGTATCAATGGCTTGGCATCCAAACAAGCGGTTAAAGATGTGGTGTATAGTGCCAACTATTTGGTTATGGGTTTAGGTGATGTATATCTCGGTGCGCCCGTTGCCACACCGCTTGACCCACGTCAGCGTTTAGTGACCACTAAATATAATCCTGCTCGGACTTGGACGCCTGAAAATGCTGTGGGTATTGGTGGGGCATATATGTGTGTCTATGGCATGGAAGGGCCTGGCGGGTATCAGTTTGTTGGGCGTACTACACAAATGTGGAGTCGTTATCGTAAAAATCCTGATTTTGAACAAGGTATGCCGTGGTTATTGCGTTTCTTTGACCAAGTGAAGTTTTATGAAGTGTCTGAAGCTGAACTTTTGCAAATGCGTGAGGATTTTAAAGCAGGACGTTTAAAACTTCGTATTGAAGAGGGTGTGTTAAACCTTAAAGAATACAATGAGTTTTTAGAAGCCAATCAAGACAGTATTCATGCATTTAAAGCTTTGCAACAAGCCAATTTTGAGGCTGAACGTCGTCGTTGGCATGAAGCGGGCTTGCAGGAATATGTTTCTGAAAGTTTAGATGCTGTGGATGATGGTGAAGCTGTTTTGATTCCTGAGGGTGGTTGTGCGGTTGAATCGCACATGCCTGGCTCGATTTGGAAAATTGAATGTGCTTCGGGTGATATTGTGGAAGAAGGTGCAACGCTTGCTGTGATTGAAGCCATGAAAATTGAAATTCCTATCATTGCACCTGAACGGATGAAGGTTGAAGCGATTACCATTGAAAAAGGTCAAACGGTGAAAACAGGGCAAGTGTTGTTTACGTTAGCGCCTGTGGCTTGA
- a CDS encoding helix-turn-helix domain-containing protein — protein sequence MNTYHFTIVVRDADSDLATLEDQFFEAGCDDALLCSYNGTVYLEFDREAENAEQAIQSAIDNISSLGFSDLVVEEQGYSTLSEMAERAGMSRQALSLYAQNKRGNGNFPRPMYGLASKSAMYFWPEVATWLFQQNKLDKSHYDVAKATIHLH from the coding sequence ATGAATACTTATCACTTTACGATCGTTGTACGTGATGCAGATTCTGATCTGGCAACATTGGAAGATCAATTCTTTGAAGCAGGCTGTGATGATGCCTTACTTTGTAGTTATAACGGCACGGTCTATTTAGAATTTGATCGTGAAGCAGAAAATGCTGAACAAGCCATTCAGTCTGCTATTGATAATATCAGTTCACTTGGATTTAGTGATTTAGTTGTTGAAGAACAAGGTTATTCTACTTTGTCTGAAATGGCAGAAAGGGCGGGAATGAGTCGTCAGGCATTATCACTTTATGCGCAAAATAAACGTGGAAATGGTAATTTTCCTCGTCCTATGTACGGCTTGGCTTCAAAATCTGCAATGTATTTTTGGCCAGAAGTAGCAACTTGGTTATTTCAGCAAAATAAGTTGGATAAATCCCACTATGATGTAGCAAAGGCAACGATTCATTTACACTAA
- a CDS encoding urea amidolyase associated protein UAAP1, translating to MGEHANQYRDNKILWSEVLPGGHHWSGRIQKGTVLQFKSLGENANVSFFCVNAADQLERYNMPDSLKGQHTAFLSTGHALYSDLGRVMASIIHDDQGWNDAFCGASRPEYIKKQFGSCTFQDARNEMYQSGLDGLLVEMAKFSLAQKDLSATVNLFSKVTPNDCGELSYIHADRTNQVIELRFEMDCLVFLSAAPHALDNSDRYQPADVNMQLFKALPLSEHDICRDSCPQNQRAYANNARYYALESNV from the coding sequence ATGGGCGAACATGCAAATCAATATCGCGATAACAAAATCTTGTGGAGTGAAGTTTTACCCGGGGGGCATCATTGGTCGGGACGAATTCAAAAAGGGACAGTACTCCAATTTAAATCATTAGGCGAAAATGCCAACGTATCATTCTTCTGTGTAAATGCAGCAGATCAATTAGAACGATACAACATGCCCGATAGCCTCAAAGGACAACATACGGCTTTTTTATCGACAGGTCATGCACTGTATTCAGATTTAGGGCGTGTCATGGCATCCATCATTCATGATGATCAAGGTTGGAACGATGCCTTTTGTGGTGCGAGTCGTCCTGAATATATTAAAAAGCAGTTCGGAAGTTGTACCTTTCAAGATGCTCGAAATGAGATGTACCAAAGTGGCTTGGATGGCTTATTGGTCGAAATGGCGAAATTCTCACTCGCTCAAAAAGATTTGAGTGCTACTGTCAATTTATTTTCAAAAGTTACTCCCAATGATTGTGGTGAGTTGTCATATATCCATGCTGATCGTACCAATCAAGTGATTGAACTGCGTTTTGAGATGGATTGTTTGGTATTTCTGTCCGCTGCACCGCATGCCTTAGACAATAGTGATCGTTATCAACCTGCCGATGTGAATATGCAATTATTTAAAGCTTTGCCTTTGAGTGAGCATGATATTTGTCGTGATTCGTGTCCGCAAAATCAACGTGCCTATGCAAATAACGCACGTTATTACGCACTTGAAAGTAATGTTTAA
- a CDS encoding 2,3-butanediol dehydrogenase: protein MKAARFYDKGDIRIEDIPEPQVLAGTVGIQVAWCGICGTDLHEFMEGPIFIPPCGHPHPISGESAPVTMGHEFSGVVYAVGEGVDDIQVGQHVVVEPYIIADDVATGPNDNYHLSKDMNFIGLGGRGGGLSEKIAVQRRWVHPISNDIPLDQAALIEPLSVGHHAYVRSGAKAGDIALVGGAGPIGLLLSAILKAKGLTVIITELSAKRKEKALEAGVADYVLDPSQVDVVAEVMKITQDRGVDVAFECSSVNKVMDTLVAAMKPTGVVVIVSIWSHPATINVHSVVMKELDIRGTIAYVNDHQETIRLVEQGKINLEPFITQRIALDDLVAQGFETLIHNNESAVKIIVHP from the coding sequence ATGAAAGCAGCACGTTTTTATGACAAGGGTGACATTCGTATAGAAGATATTCCTGAACCACAAGTTTTGGCAGGAACCGTCGGGATACAAGTCGCTTGGTGTGGGATTTGCGGGACAGACTTGCATGAGTTTATGGAAGGACCTATTTTCATACCACCATGTGGGCATCCACATCCTATTTCAGGAGAGTCAGCACCTGTGACCATGGGACATGAATTTTCTGGTGTGGTTTATGCTGTAGGAGAAGGTGTGGATGATATTCAGGTTGGACAACATGTGGTTGTTGAACCCTATATCATTGCTGATGATGTAGCGACAGGACCCAATGACAATTATCATTTATCTAAAGATATGAATTTTATTGGTTTAGGTGGGCGTGGTGGCGGATTGTCTGAAAAGATTGCGGTGCAACGCCGTTGGGTACATCCGATTTCCAATGATATTCCCTTAGATCAAGCTGCGTTGATTGAGCCTTTATCTGTTGGTCATCACGCCTATGTTAGAAGTGGTGCAAAGGCGGGAGATATTGCACTGGTTGGTGGGGCAGGTCCAATCGGATTGTTATTATCCGCCATTTTAAAAGCCAAAGGTTTGACAGTTATTATCACTGAACTCAGTGCTAAACGGAAAGAAAAAGCGCTGGAAGCAGGCGTTGCGGATTATGTATTAGACCCCTCGCAAGTCGATGTCGTGGCTGAAGTGATGAAAATCACGCAGGATCGTGGCGTGGATGTTGCTTTTGAATGCAGCAGTGTCAATAAAGTGATGGATACCTTGGTTGCTGCCATGAAACCAACAGGCGTCGTGGTGATCGTGTCAATCTGGAGTCATCCCGCAACCATCAATGTGCATAGCGTGGTGATGAAAGAATTGGATATCCGAGGCACTATTGCTTATGTGAATGATCATCAGGAAACCATTCGTTTGGTGGAGCAGGGCAAGATTAATCTAGAACCGTTTATTACCCAACGAATTGCACTGGATGATTTGGTTGCTCAAGGATTTGAAACTTTGATTCACAATAACGAGTCAGCAGTTAAAATTATTGTTCATCCTTGA
- a CDS encoding ribulose bisphosphate carboxylase small subunit: MKRHPNKHIREAIEYAIENGWDVIETGKSGHAFCRLKCILGHSEHQMSIWSTPKNPETHAKQIMQKVKQCNGEEE, from the coding sequence ATGAAAAGACATCCTAATAAACATATTCGAGAAGCGATTGAATATGCAATTGAAAATGGTTGGGATGTTATTGAAACAGGTAAATCAGGTCATGCCTTTTGTCGACTTAAATGTATTCTCGGGCATTCTGAGCATCAAATGAGTATTTGGAGTACGCCTAAAAACCCTGAAACTCACGCAAAGCAAATTATGCAGAAAGTAAAGCAATGTAATGGAGAGGAAGAATGA
- the lpdA gene encoding dihydrolipoyl dehydrogenase, giving the protein MSDTQFDVIIIGAGPGGYVAAIRAAQLGLKTAIVEEKHLGGICLNWGCIPTKALLSGAAVAQQLKHAGQFGFTVGAVDFDIQQLVQHSRQVSSQLVQGIGQLLKKNQVTVFTARAQFIAKEQLELTDAEGQKQQISAPHIIVATGAKAANLPQVPVDGQYVWSYKEALIPEELPKSLLVVGSGAIGSEFASLYQDLGCQVTLVDIAKQILPSEDAEVAKYVQKQFEQQGMQVLTDAAVQKIEITNGQVQCHVETSSEINVITVDKVLSAIGVRPNSQKLGLETLGIEFENGFIKVDQWCKTNVVGVYAIGDVAGAPCLAHKASHEAILCVEKIAGVANVHALDRTQIPGCIFTHPQVASIGLTEQKAKAAGYSINVGKFPLQANGKALALGDSAGFIKTIFNQETGELLGAHMVGHEVTEHIQSFAIAKYLEATDESLAQVIFPHPTLSEAMHESVLAAMQRAIHI; this is encoded by the coding sequence ATGTCAGACACACAATTTGATGTCATCATCATTGGTGCTGGCCCTGGTGGATATGTGGCTGCGATTCGCGCAGCCCAACTGGGCTTGAAAACCGCCATTGTTGAAGAGAAACATTTGGGTGGAATTTGCCTAAATTGGGGCTGTATTCCAACCAAAGCCTTGTTGAGTGGTGCAGCGGTCGCTCAACAACTTAAACATGCAGGTCAGTTTGGCTTCACTGTTGGTGCGGTTGATTTTGATATTCAGCAATTGGTACAGCATAGCCGCCAGGTATCGAGTCAGTTGGTACAAGGCATTGGACAATTGCTGAAAAAAAATCAGGTCACTGTTTTTACCGCAAGGGCGCAATTTATTGCCAAAGAACAACTTGAATTAACCGATGCTGAAGGTCAAAAACAGCAGATTTCTGCACCACATATTATTGTGGCGACAGGGGCTAAAGCTGCCAATTTACCGCAAGTCCCTGTCGATGGTCAGTATGTTTGGAGCTATAAAGAAGCTTTAATCCCTGAAGAATTGCCTAAGTCACTTTTGGTGGTTGGCTCAGGTGCGATTGGCAGTGAATTTGCCAGTTTGTACCAGGATTTAGGTTGCCAAGTGACCTTGGTCGATATTGCCAAGCAAATATTACCCAGTGAAGATGCGGAAGTCGCCAAGTACGTACAAAAACAGTTTGAACAGCAGGGTATGCAGGTTCTGACGGATGCTGCTGTACAGAAAATTGAAATTACCAATGGTCAAGTTCAATGTCATGTCGAAACCTCATCAGAAATTAATGTTATCACTGTAGATAAAGTACTGTCTGCGATTGGCGTACGTCCAAATTCTCAAAAGCTTGGCTTGGAAACTTTAGGCATTGAATTTGAAAATGGCTTTATCAAAGTAGATCAATGGTGCAAAACCAATGTAGTTGGTGTCTATGCGATCGGCGATGTGGCAGGCGCACCGTGTTTGGCACATAAGGCGAGTCATGAAGCCATTTTATGTGTAGAAAAAATTGCAGGTGTTGCCAATGTTCATGCTTTGGATCGCACGCAAATTCCGGGCTGTATTTTCACGCATCCGCAAGTGGCGAGTATTGGTTTGACTGAGCAGAAAGCCAAAGCAGCCGGTTACAGTATCAATGTAGGGAAGTTCCCTTTACAGGCCAATGGTAAGGCTTTGGCTTTGGGTGACTCAGCAGGCTTTATTAAGACTATTTTCAATCAGGAAACTGGTGAGTTGTTGGGTGCACACATGGTCGGTCATGAAGTGACTGAACATATCCAGAGCTTTGCGATAGCGAAATATTTGGAAGCTACGGATGAAAGTTTGGCACAGGTGATTTTCCCTCATCCAACGTTGTCTGAAGCGATGCATGAGTCAGTATTGGCAGCGATGCAACGTGCGATTCATATTTAA
- a CDS encoding CopG family ribbon-helix-helix protein gives MPKAKLARISVTVPETTLNALDQKIVDQHYESRSQAIVDMINRHLTAAQEHTNAVMVGTLTLLYEVEHIQLRNQLIDLQQQFLAQVISSLHIQLDQQKILQVMLMQGASSELRHISQQFIALKGVIKGHLELMDAVMPPIPQND, from the coding sequence GTGCCCAAAGCAAAATTGGCACGGATTAGCGTTACTGTGCCTGAAACTACACTCAATGCACTCGACCAAAAAATTGTCGATCAACACTACGAAAGCCGATCACAAGCAATCGTGGATATGATCAATCGGCATTTGACTGCAGCGCAAGAACACACAAATGCAGTGATGGTCGGAACATTGACACTGCTTTATGAGGTTGAACACATACAACTTCGTAATCAACTGATTGATTTACAACAGCAGTTTTTAGCACAAGTGATTAGCTCACTACATATTCAACTCGATCAACAGAAAATATTACAAGTCATGCTGATGCAAGGGGCAAGTTCTGAACTTCGACATATCAGCCAACAATTTATCGCATTAAAAGGCGTGATCAAAGGGCATCTTGAACTGATGGATGCCGTGATGCCGCCCATTCCACAAAATGATTGA